CTGGTACATGTGTGATTCATCGGCTTGATACATTACATTGTGGTGTTCACTGGTTCTGCTACCTGTTGTGTGATGTATAAGGATTATGGGTTATTCCAAAACCTTCACCtatatttataataaatttgTGTTTGGACATAAGGAAGACACTGATTGACTGATTGTGGTGTTAATAAACCAATTTCCGAGTACCAGGCCCTGCAGCGGTGAAGTAGCCGATGCCATACCCTCACGAAAGATCGAACGACCTTCAACAAAATGGTGCCTTAGTCAATCCTTACGGGAAAAAATTGCAATCCAATATTCATTTGTGTCTTCTGAGTAATCCATCCAAATCCAAATGTAAAACAGAGTCTGGGATAGCTTCCCGGAGCCTCTCTCCCATCAGGCCAAACTCTCGTTGTAGGAAAGTCATGCTCTAATCAAAGACGATAATCAACATTTGTAAGATAAGTATTTCAATTATATAGCAGATTAATTGGGACCACAGCAAATGCAAAAACAAATGCAGAGTAAGTTGGCTACAAGCCTATAACAAGGACGATAGTCGACATGTCAAATAAGTTCAAAATGGGGGCATAGTGCCAGTCACTCTCTGGTTTTCCCCTGATATGAATATTGTGCTCTATTTTTTCACTGAGCATTGACTAGTTGTTGGAGGGTTGTTAAAGCAATCTAGTAGTATATTATTGTGGATCGTTGTACATTTCTCAAGTTGCACATGATAGACATAGGGTCCTCAGATGTCAACCCAAGTAAACAATGTGAGATTGCATGGGaccacgagagagagagagagagagagagagagagagagagagagagagagattcctcCACTCCCAACAATTATTCCAGTAGTTGTTTAGACAAATACGTCTCTATCTGTTATTGATTTTCTGGCCAGTAGGGCCACTATGTTTGTCTTTGTACTTGGCTTTGTGTTTTCTATCATCAGGAAATAAAGGTTCCCAGGGCAAGGTTTCTTTTGGCTTTTTCTCAATTATTTCTAAACCTTATCCTCGGCACCTAATAATCCCACCAATCATACCCCCACTTTCATtaaacaacaagaagaagaaaatcctTTTCCTCTAGGGTGTACACATatttccttccttccttcttttttctttctggcAAAAATGGACATGGAAGGGACTACTTCAAGTATTACCCTAAGTACCGCACCGTCAAACGCAGTGAATTTGATTGCACCTATGTCAGAGTCGAGACTCACATTGTGTGCTATGATTGCTACAGAGTACGCTTATGTCCGCCAAACACTCAAACAATAACAAAGACTTGAACTCAAACATTAAGCTTAGAAACTAGAAATTGGTATTCCTTGCCGACTAGGTACTAGGTGTGCTAAATCAAAGTTCATGTCTCGCACGCCCAAAAAGAATCTGTCGCAACCAACAGCTTATGCTAAAGTGAGTTCAACTACCCATCAAAGTTGGGCTACCAAACCTCCTTGGCTGTCAACTACCATTCCTCCCCACTTGATTTGCTAGTTTTTCTCTCACCTCACATTCTTCTTCCAAAAGGGTCCACACAGTCTTCTCCCCATTGTCACTTGTAGTACTACTTATATATGCTTTCTCCCACAACCAACCTCCACCAACTCTggccttattttttttcccattcaatAGTGAAACTACTTAAAAGAGTTTTCTTGAGTTTTACCCTTCTGATCCCTACTACTAGTATAATGGCTGACTTTGAACACTCTTACTCTGATGATGCCTCTGTGGACTCTAGAGGTACCCTTTTCAGATTTCGTTGTTGTCTTCTTTCCTCTTGGTCTTGCATCTAGCTCTCTGTTTCCTTCTTTCCTCTTTAAGTGTTCATTCATTATTAAAAAACAGCGCCTTGTGAGTTTCCTTTGTTTTGGATTTGGCTTGACATGTTTGCCCTACTCGGATTTGACAAAAGTGCAAAGTAAAAACGATAGGTGGTCTAATTTGGTGTAGTGGCGCCATTGTCGTAATGAATCTGAGGCACACGTGACATCTATATACGTAGCATTGCTAGCTGGGATACGGGCTGTTCATTTTATAGTAACCATATGAAataatcctctctctctctctctctctctctgttttgcaGCAGAGGACACAAGTCAAGAATCCAAGATTGAATTTTCCGAGGATGAGGAAACCCTGATCACTAGAATGTTTAATCTGGTTGGAGAAAGGTGGGCTTGTTaaccttcttttctcttttcaaatgtACTAGCTcccatctttaaaaaaaaaaaaatgcatttaatTACCTTCTCTAGTTTCCTCCCCACCCCCCATTTGAGTTCTTCAACTTTGTATGTGCTTTGCTAATTAGTTAGGCAATGTTGCCAATGATGCCTCAGGTGGTCTCTGATTGCTGGGAGAATTCCTGGAAGAACTGCAGAGGAAATTGAGAAGTACTGGACTTCAAGATATTCCACTAGTGCATGAATGAAATG
The sequence above is drawn from the Rhododendron vialii isolate Sample 1 chromosome 6a, ASM3025357v1 genome and encodes:
- the LOC131330643 gene encoding MYB-like transcription factor ETC1; the protein is MLSPTTNLHQLWPYFFSHSIVKLLKRVFLSFTLLIPTTSIMADFEHSYSDDASVDSRAEDTSQESKIEFSEDEETLITRMFNLVGERWSLIAGRIPGRTAEEIEKYWTSRYSTSA